One region of Oreochromis aureus strain Israel breed Guangdong linkage group 19, ZZ_aureus, whole genome shotgun sequence genomic DNA includes:
- the zbtb24 gene encoding zinc finger and BTB domain-containing protein 24 isoform X1, with translation MSQKSTSPPSSLMTHLHSESHKQSILSKFNKLRKSDLLCDITLVVEDVQFKAHKALLAASSEYFSVMFTAEDQIHRSTYRLDGMTPNMFAAVLEFIYSAQVFVEESATEQLLATAHRMEVGDLVKVLTDLTRSAAGVKGDDAKANKAEDAELVKRKRGRPRKDVGAPVTALMGKREPCESSEDRQAGDNPKTESQSRDEDPEEHQSRQSKRKINPPVKYKGYKVGTNTAGHKEPGKRGRKRKYPDTEARCEDCGKVFKSHLFLKIHQRTHTGEKPFHCTVCGKSFTQKHTLLAHQRMHTGEKPFVCTVCSKALSTKHSLQEHMNLHEEEKSFDCDKCGKTFTQKRQLKSHYRVHTGKSLPECAQCHHKFMDAAQLKKHVRTHTGEKPFTCEICGKCFTAKSTLQTHIRIHSIWFCRGEKPYDCNICKKSFSDPSARRRHVASHSGRKPFTCSFCTLSFTRLDNLKTHTKSHNKERAASGEASLDTAAKDGSAAPQEEVRNILHLQQYQLPASSEQELQLVVTEDVDHINFIPGQDHEINLISTEGEMAQSAPSKLTLLARPSGHVQNVALVTQGDVVDQTSQIHTISMLQGQMMHQAEQMHVITLSKEAMEQLQAHHGPPQPFQITQRPIQQLQVMHQPIQQLPVAQEPSEGQVSREQQQVRAIHVSSQSSQPISISQTSEQISNHHIQGQTFQIQSGTVSYLYTTGLPQES, from the exons ATGTCTCAGAAATCAACAAGTCCACCTTCATCGCTTATGACTCACCTTCATTCAGAGTCACATAAACAGAGCATCCTGAGCAAATTCAACAAGCTCAGGAAAAGTGACCTGCTGTGTGACATCACTCTTGTGGTGGAGGATGTGCAGTTCAAGGCCCACAAAGCCCTGCTGGCAGCAAGCAGTGAGTACTTCTCCGTGATGTTCACAGCAGAAGATCAGATCCATCGGTCCACCTACCGGCTCGACGGTATGACACCAAACATGTTTGCTGCAGTGCTGGAGTTCATCTACAGCGCTCAGGTGTTTGTTGAGGAAAGCGCCACAGAGCAGCTCCTCGCCACGGCTCATCGAATGGAAGTCGGTGACCTTGTCAAAGTGCTCACTGACCTAACTCGCTCTGCAGCAGGGGTCAAAGGCGATGAtgcaaaagcaaacaaagctGAGGATGCAGAGCTGGTGAAGCGCAAAAGAGGGCGGCCAAGGAAAGATGTAGGTGCACCTGTGACAGCGCTGATGGGTAAGAGAGAACCATGTGAGAGCTCAGAGGACCGACAGGCAGGAGATAATCCAAAAACTGAGTCTCAATCTAGAGATGAGGACCCCGAAGAACACCAAAGCCGGCAGAGCAAACGCAAAATCAACCCACCGGTAAAATATAAGGGCTACAAAGTGGGCACTAACACAGCAGGACACAAAGAGCCTGGGAAGAGGGGCAGGAAAAGGAAATACCCTGACACTGAGGCACGATGTGAGGACTGTGGAAAAGTCTTTAAAAGCCACCTGTTTTTAAAGATTCACCAGCGCACTCATACAG GTGAGAAGCCTTTCCACTGTACGGTTTGCGGGAAGAGTTTTACCCAGAAGCACACTCTGCTGGCTCACCAGCGCATGCACACTGGAGAAAAGCCATTTGTTTGTACCGTCTGCTCCAAAGCGCTTTCCACCAAACACTCCCTGCAAGAGCACATGAACCTCCATGAAG AAGAGAAATCCTTTGACTGTGATAAATGTGGAAAGACTTTCACTCAGAAAAGGCAACTTAAAAGCCATTACAGAGTTCACACAG gtaaATCATTACCAGAATGTGCTCAGTGTCATCACAAGTTTATGGATGCAGCTCAACTGAAAAAGCACGTGAGAACTCATACAG gtgagaagccttTCACTTGTGAGATCTGTGGAAAATGTTTCACAGCCAAGAGCACACTGCAGACTCACATCAGAATCCACAG TATCTGGTTTTGCAGAGGTGAGAAGCCTTATGACTGCAACATCTGCAAGAAGTCCTTTTCAGACCCCAGTGCAAGACGACGACATGTTGCCTCCCACTCGGGGAGGAAACCCTTCACCTGCTCCTTCTGCACGCTTTCTTTTACACGCCTGGACAATCTGAAGACACACACCAAATCCCACAACAAGGAGAGAGCTGCGAGTGGAGAGGCCTCATTGGATACGGCGGCAAAAGATGGCTCGGCAGCCCCGCAGGAAGAGGTGCGAAATATCCTTCACCTGCAGCAGTACCAGCTGCCTGCCAGCTCTGAACAGGAGCTCCAGCTGGTGGTGACGGAGGATGTGGACCACATTAACTTTATTCCAGGTCAGGACCATGAGATCAACCTCATcagcacagagggagagatggCTCAGTCAGCCCCCTCTAAACTCACCCTCCTCGCCCGGCCATCAGGGCACGTGCAGAATGTGGCGTTGGTCACTCAGGGTGATGTAGTCGATCAGACCTCTCAGATTCACACTATCAGCATGCTGCAGGGTCAGATGATGCACCAGGCTGAGCAGATGCATGTTATCACTTTGAGTAAAGAGGCTATGGAGCAGCTGCAGGCCCATCACGGTCCTCCGCAGCCCTTTCAGATAACACAGCGTCCCATCCAACAGCTGCAGGTGATGCATCAGCCAATCCAGCAGCTGCCTGTTGCTCAGGAGCCCTCGGAGGGGCAGGTGAGCAGGGAACAACAACAAGTTCGGGCTATTCACGTCAGCAGCCAGAGCAGCCAACCCATCTCCATCAGTCAGACCAGCGAGCAGATCTCCAACCATCACATCCAAGGACAAACATTTCAGATCCAATCAGGAACTGTGTCCTACCTGTACACCACCGGACTGCCACAGGAGAGCTGA
- the ddo gene encoding D-aspartate oxidase, translating to MMKSVRVVVVGAGVIGFSTAVCISEALPFCAVTLMADKFSPDTTSDGAAGILFAAQFPDIPLQRQRRWFKDSFDHLLAIAQSQCAPEAGVMLSSGWQIFKEIPAVETPFWSEFVIGFRPMTDVELKRFPDHKFGQAFTTLKCECSTYLLWLEKRFRKAGGQVEQRKVNSLQELSNSFDIIVNCSGLGSKILVGDTQVYPVRGQVLKVEAPWVQHFIRDGDGKTYIYPGIRSVTIGGTRQEGDWRLQVDGGDTKGILERCSRLEPSLNKAKILSEWVGLRPSRKNPRVEREVVQLQGRPVPVVHNYGHGGWGVTLAWGTALDTLGLVKQSLHEMASQAKL from the exons ATGATGAAAAGCGTCagggtcgtggttgttggagccggTGTGATTGgattctccactgctgtgtgcaTTTCTGAGGCTCTACCTTTCTGCGCTGTTACTTTGATGGCTGACAAGTTCAGCCCGGACACAACTAGTGACGGAGCTGCTGGGATTTTGTTTGCTGCACAAtttccag ATATTCCCTTGCAAAGACAAAGACGCTGGTTCAAGGACAGCTTTGATCACCTGTTGGCCATTGCTCAGTCTCAATGTGCACCAGAAGCTGGAGTAATGCTGAGCTCTGG ctggcagaTTTTTAAAGAGATTCCAGCAGTTGAAACACCATTCTGGTCAGAGTTTGTGATCGGCTTTCGACCCATGACTGATGTTGAACTGAAACGCTTCCCAGATCACAAGTTTGGTCAGGCTTTCACCACCTTAAAATGCGAATGCTCCACCTACCTGCTATGGCTCGAGAAGAG GTTCAGAAAAGCTGGAGGTCAAGTGGAACAGAGGAAAGTCAACAGTCTTCAAGAATTGAGTAacagctttgatatcattgtCAACTGCTCCGGTCTTGGCTCCAAAATATTGGTGGGAGACACACAAGTGTACCCAGTCAGAGGCCAGGTCCTCAAAGTGGAGGCCCCCTGGGTGCAGCACTTCATTAGAGATGGAGATGGGAAGACATACATCTACCCCGGCATACGCAGCGTCACTATAGGCGGGACGAGGCAAGAGGGAGACTGGCGACTGCAGGTGGATGGCGGTGACACTAAAGGCATCCTGGAGCGCTGCAGCAGGTTGGAGCCGTCACTCAACAAAGCCAAAATTCTTAGCGAGTGGGTCGGCCTGAGGCCCAGCAGGAAGAACCCAAGGGTGGAGAGGGAAGTGGTGCAGCTGCAGGGCCGGCCGGTGCCTGTGGTCCACAACTACGGCCACGGGGGCTGGGGAGTTACCCTCGCCTGGGGTACTGCTCTGGACACACTGGGGCTGGTCAAACAGTCCCTTCATGAAATGGCTTCACAGGCTAAACTGTGA
- the zbtb24 gene encoding zinc finger and BTB domain-containing protein 24 isoform X2 yields the protein MSQKSTSPPSSLMTHLHSESHKQSILSKFNKLRKSDLLCDITLVVEDVQFKAHKALLAASSEYFSVMFTAEDQIHRSTYRLDGMTPNMFAAVLEFIYSAQVFVEESATEQLLATAHRMEVGDLVKVLTDLTRSAAGVKGDDAKANKAEDAELVKRKRGRPRKDVGAPVTALMGKREPCESSEDRQAGDNPKTESQSRDEDPEEHQSRQSKRKINPPVKYKGYKVGTNTAGHKEPGKRGRKRKYPDTEARCEDCGKVFKSHLFLKIHQRTHTGEKPFHCTVCGKSFTQKHTLLAHQRMHTGEKPFVCTVCSKALSTKHSLQEHMNLHEEEKSFDCDKCGKTFTQKRQLKSHYRVHTGKSLPECAQCHHKFMDAAQLKKHVRTHTGEKPFTCEICGKCFTAKSTLQTHIRIHRGEKPYDCNICKKSFSDPSARRRHVASHSGRKPFTCSFCTLSFTRLDNLKTHTKSHNKERAASGEASLDTAAKDGSAAPQEEVRNILHLQQYQLPASSEQELQLVVTEDVDHINFIPGQDHEINLISTEGEMAQSAPSKLTLLARPSGHVQNVALVTQGDVVDQTSQIHTISMLQGQMMHQAEQMHVITLSKEAMEQLQAHHGPPQPFQITQRPIQQLQVMHQPIQQLPVAQEPSEGQVSREQQQVRAIHVSSQSSQPISISQTSEQISNHHIQGQTFQIQSGTVSYLYTTGLPQES from the exons ATGTCTCAGAAATCAACAAGTCCACCTTCATCGCTTATGACTCACCTTCATTCAGAGTCACATAAACAGAGCATCCTGAGCAAATTCAACAAGCTCAGGAAAAGTGACCTGCTGTGTGACATCACTCTTGTGGTGGAGGATGTGCAGTTCAAGGCCCACAAAGCCCTGCTGGCAGCAAGCAGTGAGTACTTCTCCGTGATGTTCACAGCAGAAGATCAGATCCATCGGTCCACCTACCGGCTCGACGGTATGACACCAAACATGTTTGCTGCAGTGCTGGAGTTCATCTACAGCGCTCAGGTGTTTGTTGAGGAAAGCGCCACAGAGCAGCTCCTCGCCACGGCTCATCGAATGGAAGTCGGTGACCTTGTCAAAGTGCTCACTGACCTAACTCGCTCTGCAGCAGGGGTCAAAGGCGATGAtgcaaaagcaaacaaagctGAGGATGCAGAGCTGGTGAAGCGCAAAAGAGGGCGGCCAAGGAAAGATGTAGGTGCACCTGTGACAGCGCTGATGGGTAAGAGAGAACCATGTGAGAGCTCAGAGGACCGACAGGCAGGAGATAATCCAAAAACTGAGTCTCAATCTAGAGATGAGGACCCCGAAGAACACCAAAGCCGGCAGAGCAAACGCAAAATCAACCCACCGGTAAAATATAAGGGCTACAAAGTGGGCACTAACACAGCAGGACACAAAGAGCCTGGGAAGAGGGGCAGGAAAAGGAAATACCCTGACACTGAGGCACGATGTGAGGACTGTGGAAAAGTCTTTAAAAGCCACCTGTTTTTAAAGATTCACCAGCGCACTCATACAG GTGAGAAGCCTTTCCACTGTACGGTTTGCGGGAAGAGTTTTACCCAGAAGCACACTCTGCTGGCTCACCAGCGCATGCACACTGGAGAAAAGCCATTTGTTTGTACCGTCTGCTCCAAAGCGCTTTCCACCAAACACTCCCTGCAAGAGCACATGAACCTCCATGAAG AAGAGAAATCCTTTGACTGTGATAAATGTGGAAAGACTTTCACTCAGAAAAGGCAACTTAAAAGCCATTACAGAGTTCACACAG gtaaATCATTACCAGAATGTGCTCAGTGTCATCACAAGTTTATGGATGCAGCTCAACTGAAAAAGCACGTGAGAACTCATACAG gtgagaagccttTCACTTGTGAGATCTGTGGAAAATGTTTCACAGCCAAGAGCACACTGCAGACTCACATCAGAATCCACAG AGGTGAGAAGCCTTATGACTGCAACATCTGCAAGAAGTCCTTTTCAGACCCCAGTGCAAGACGACGACATGTTGCCTCCCACTCGGGGAGGAAACCCTTCACCTGCTCCTTCTGCACGCTTTCTTTTACACGCCTGGACAATCTGAAGACACACACCAAATCCCACAACAAGGAGAGAGCTGCGAGTGGAGAGGCCTCATTGGATACGGCGGCAAAAGATGGCTCGGCAGCCCCGCAGGAAGAGGTGCGAAATATCCTTCACCTGCAGCAGTACCAGCTGCCTGCCAGCTCTGAACAGGAGCTCCAGCTGGTGGTGACGGAGGATGTGGACCACATTAACTTTATTCCAGGTCAGGACCATGAGATCAACCTCATcagcacagagggagagatggCTCAGTCAGCCCCCTCTAAACTCACCCTCCTCGCCCGGCCATCAGGGCACGTGCAGAATGTGGCGTTGGTCACTCAGGGTGATGTAGTCGATCAGACCTCTCAGATTCACACTATCAGCATGCTGCAGGGTCAGATGATGCACCAGGCTGAGCAGATGCATGTTATCACTTTGAGTAAAGAGGCTATGGAGCAGCTGCAGGCCCATCACGGTCCTCCGCAGCCCTTTCAGATAACACAGCGTCCCATCCAACAGCTGCAGGTGATGCATCAGCCAATCCAGCAGCTGCCTGTTGCTCAGGAGCCCTCGGAGGGGCAGGTGAGCAGGGAACAACAACAAGTTCGGGCTATTCACGTCAGCAGCCAGAGCAGCCAACCCATCTCCATCAGTCAGACCAGCGAGCAGATCTCCAACCATCACATCCAAGGACAAACATTTCAGATCCAATCAGGAACTGTGTCCTACCTGTACACCACCGGACTGCCACAGGAGAGCTGA